Proteins encoded in a region of the Clostridium butyricum genome:
- the araD gene encoding L-ribulose-5-phosphate 4-epimerase, which yields MLEQLKEKVYEANMLLPKYNLVTFTWGNVSAIDKESGLVVIKPSGVEYDIMKPDDMVVVDLNGNIVEGRYKPSSDTPTHIKLYKDFCDIGAVVHTHSRYATIFAQSGKDIIPYGTTQADYFYNEIPCTRDMTAEEISSNYEYNTGEVIVERFKHLNPNYVPAVLVKNHGPFAWGKDAMEAVHNAVVLEEVAMMALNTELLSKSETVKMPQELIEKHFTRKHGPNAYYGQ from the coding sequence ATGTTAGAACAATTAAAAGAAAAAGTATATGAGGCTAATATGCTTTTGCCTAAATATAATCTCGTAACATTTACATGGGGAAATGTTTCAGCAATAGATAAAGAAAGTGGACTAGTTGTAATTAAACCATCAGGTGTCGAATATGACATCATGAAACCTGATGATATGGTTGTAGTTGATTTAAATGGAAACATAGTTGAGGGAAGATATAAACCATCATCAGATACACCAACACATATTAAGCTATATAAGGATTTTTGTGATATAGGCGCAGTAGTTCATACACATTCTAGATATGCAACTATCTTTGCACAATCGGGAAAGGATATTATTCCCTATGGAACAACTCAAGCTGACTATTTTTATAATGAGATACCATGTACACGTGATATGACGGCAGAGGAAATTAGTTCAAATTATGAATATAATACCGGCGAAGTTATAGTTGAGAGATTTAAACATTTAAATCCTAACTATGTGCCAGCGGTGTTAGTAAAAAACCATGGACCGTTTGCATGGGGGAAAGATGCTATGGAAGCCGTTCATAATGCAGTTGTACTTGAAGAAGTAGCAATGATGGCTCTTAATACAGAATTATTAAGTAAGAGTGAAACAGTTAAAATGCCACAAGAGCTTATAGAAAAACATTTTACTAGAAAACATGGACCCAATGCTTATTATGGGCAATAA
- a CDS encoding L-ribulose-5-phosphate 3-epimerase gives MKEYTLGLYEKSMPNYLTWEEKFSCARECGFDNIEISIDETKEKLSRIYMSKGDRKALVELMFKYGVEIRTMCLSGHRKYPLGSLDEKIRNKGMEIMENAIELADDLGIKIIQLAGYDVYYEEGNEVTRKHFKENLKKAVEMAASKGVILAFETMETEFMNTVGKAMTFVKEINSPYLQIYPDCGNVTNAALEYGLTPSEDFESGKGHIAAVHLKETVPGKFREVTFGKGHVNFEEIIKKSWDLGVRKFTVEFWYTGNDDWKDVIKETKYFIDDKFRKALCENMKAV, from the coding sequence ATGAAAGAATATACTTTAGGATTATATGAAAAATCTATGCCTAATTATCTTACATGGGAAGAAAAATTTAGTTGTGCAAGAGAATGTGGATTTGACAATATAGAAATAAGTATAGATGAAACAAAAGAAAAATTATCAAGGATATATATGTCTAAAGGTGATAGAAAAGCACTTGTTGAGTTAATGTTTAAATATGGTGTTGAAATAAGGACAATGTGTTTGAGTGGACATAGAAAATATCCTCTTGGAAGCCTTGATGAAAAGATACGAAATAAAGGCATGGAAATAATGGAAAACGCAATTGAGCTTGCAGATGACCTTGGAATAAAGATAATACAGCTTGCAGGATATGATGTTTATTATGAAGAAGGAAATGAAGTTACAAGAAAACACTTTAAGGAAAATTTAAAAAAGGCAGTTGAAATGGCAGCTAGTAAAGGTGTTATTCTTGCATTTGAAACAATGGAAACAGAATTCATGAATACTGTTGGAAAGGCGATGACGTTTGTCAAAGAAATAAACTCTCCATATCTTCAGATATATCCTGATTGTGGAAATGTGACTAATGCGGCTTTGGAATATGGACTTACGCCTAGTGAAGATTTTGAATCTGGAAAAGGCCATATAGCTGCTGTTCATTTAAAGGAAACTGTTCCGGGAAAATTTAGAGAAGTTACTTTTGGAAAAGGACATGTTAATTTTGAAGAAATTATAAAAAAGTCATGGGATCTTGGTGTAAGAAAATTTACAGTAGAATTTTGGTATACAGGCAATGATGATTGGAAAGATGTAATTAAAGAAACTAAATATTTTATTGATGATAAATTTAGAAAAGCTTTATGTGAAAATATGAAAGCTGTTTAA
- a CDS encoding transketolase, translated as MDKGKLDLVIKQVKKNIIEMIYEAKSGHPGGSLSCSEILTYLYYEKMNVSPEKSKDDCRDRFVLSKGHAAPALYSVLAEKGYFNKEQLMSLRKIGGLLQGHPDSKHINGIDVSTGSLGQGISNAVGMSLGLKMLEKKSKVYVLLGDGELQEGLVWEAAMAAGHYKLNNLIAIIDNNGLQIDGKNEEVITINPIDKKFESFGWNVISCNDGNDFESINKAFLEAEKCIDKPIVIIAKTIKGKGVSFMENKVEWHGAAPNEEEKNRAIEEILA; from the coding sequence ATGGATAAAGGCAAATTAGATTTAGTAATAAAGCAAGTTAAAAAAAATATTATAGAAATGATCTATGAAGCAAAGTCTGGACATCCAGGAGGATCATTATCTTGTTCAGAAATACTAACATATCTATATTATGAAAAGATGAATGTAAGTCCTGAAAAATCAAAAGATGACTGCCGTGATAGATTTGTTTTAAGTAAAGGACATGCAGCGCCAGCACTTTATTCTGTGCTAGCTGAGAAAGGTTACTTTAATAAAGAGCAACTTATGAGTTTGAGAAAAATTGGTGGCTTATTACAAGGTCATCCAGATTCTAAACATATTAATGGTATAGATGTATCTACAGGATCTTTAGGACAGGGAATTTCTAATGCAGTTGGAATGTCATTAGGACTTAAAATGTTAGAAAAAAAATCAAAAGTGTATGTTCTACTTGGAGATGGTGAGCTTCAAGAAGGTCTTGTATGGGAGGCTGCTATGGCAGCAGGACATTACAAACTTAATAATCTAATTGCCATTATAGACAATAATGGATTGCAGATAGATGGAAAAAATGAAGAAGTAATTACTATTAACCCAATAGACAAAAAATTTGAAAGCTTTGGGTGGAATGTAATCTCTTGTAATGATGGAAATGATTTTGAAAGTATCAATAAGGCATTTTTAGAAGCAGAAAAATGCATAGATAAGCCCATTGTTATAATAGCCAAAACTATTAAAGGGAAAGGTGTGAGTTTTATGGAAAATAAAGTTGAATGGCATGGAGCTGCACCAAATGAAGAAGAAAAAAATAGAGCTATAGAAGAGATTTTAGCATAA